One genomic region from Hoeflea algicola encodes:
- a CDS encoding Gfo/Idh/MocA family protein → MTNVKLGLVGCGPMGAKHFKAVHSLPGVEIAAVCDKDHARAKFVAAQFPSLRADPAVFDNAGAMCSKIGLDGVIIATSDFAHLDPVKQVAAFNIPIFLEKPLASTVEDADAIIDACAAAPVQLAVGQILRFEPAYLSMYQAVQDGRLGRFVSAFLRRHSLQSVAERLAPTTNVLDYLSIHDFDQLRWINPGEITEVSARAAKGPIYEKHGSPDAVYTVINFADGGMACVESAWSLTSSWGGTGADTHWQPFGDVRFDLYGSDGFLSLDFRMMNVIGVSTQHGFMAPENRHWPDIHGRTGGALREELIDFVHMITTGTAPVVNGYEARKAVVIVDAAKKSLANGGAAVRPLPDRVA, encoded by the coding sequence CAGGCGTAGAAATTGCAGCGGTTTGCGATAAGGATCACGCACGGGCGAAGTTCGTTGCTGCTCAGTTTCCCTCGCTACGAGCAGACCCGGCGGTTTTTGACAATGCCGGTGCAATGTGCAGCAAGATCGGCTTGGACGGTGTAATAATCGCCACATCAGATTTTGCTCACCTTGACCCGGTAAAACAGGTGGCAGCATTTAACATCCCCATATTTTTGGAGAAACCGTTGGCCTCGACGGTCGAGGATGCAGACGCAATAATTGATGCATGCGCCGCCGCGCCCGTACAATTGGCAGTAGGACAAATACTTCGGTTCGAACCAGCCTATTTGTCAATGTATCAAGCGGTACAAGATGGTCGGCTGGGACGATTTGTTTCGGCGTTTCTTCGTCGCCACAGTTTGCAATCGGTAGCCGAACGTCTGGCGCCGACAACCAATGTGCTGGATTACCTGTCCATTCATGATTTCGACCAGTTGCGATGGATAAACCCCGGTGAGATCACCGAGGTCAGCGCCCGCGCCGCAAAAGGCCCGATCTATGAAAAGCATGGTTCACCGGATGCGGTCTACACCGTCATCAACTTTGCGGATGGTGGGATGGCTTGCGTTGAGAGCGCGTGGTCATTGACATCAAGTTGGGGTGGAACGGGCGCAGACACTCATTGGCAGCCATTTGGTGACGTTCGCTTCGATCTATACGGAAGCGACGGATTTCTCTCGCTCGATTTCAGGATGATGAATGTGATTGGAGTCAGCACGCAGCATGGTTTCATGGCACCTGAAAACCGGCATTGGCCTGATATTCACGGACGAACGGGTGGAGCTCTGCGTGAAGAACTTATCGACTTCGTTCACATGATCACAACCGGTACGGCACCCGTCGTTAACGGATACGAGGCGCGCAAGGCCGTCGTCATTGTTGATGCCGCAAAAAAATCGCTCGCCAATGGTGGTGCCGCCGT